In the Periophthalmus magnuspinnatus isolate fPerMag1 chromosome 4, fPerMag1.2.pri, whole genome shotgun sequence genome, one interval contains:
- the LOC117370018 gene encoding nuclear receptor subfamily 2 group F member 6-like, which translates to MAMVSGGWGNPNGDTNGLGEKYLRREDEDGSPQAGSSDVDVADEDKACVVDCVVCGDKSSGKHYGVFTCEGCKSFFKRSVRRNLNYSCRSNRECQIDQHHRNQCQYCRLKKCFRVGMRKEAVQRGRVPPSHAVISPGSLGAGVGGPGVGHVGPDYFNGQPVSELISQLLRAEPYPSGRFSTPYGQAQMQGSGGASVMGIDSICELAARLLFSTIEWARNIPYFPELPVSEQVALLRLSWSELFILNAAQSALPLHMAPLLAAAGFHSSPMSAERVVSFMDQVRVFQDQVDKLNRLQVDTAEYSCLKAIALFSPDACGLTDPAHVESLQEKAQVALTEYERLQYPNQPQRFGRLLLRLPALRAVPANLISQLFFMRLVGKTPIETLIRDMQLSGSSISWPYVPGQ; encoded by the exons ATGGCCATGGTGAGCGGGGGATGGGGTAACCCTAATGGGGACACAAATGGACTTGGGGAGAAGTACCTGAGGAGGGAGGATGAGGATGGTTCACCCCAAGCGGGCAGCAGCGACGTGGATGTAGCCGATGAAGATAAAGCCTGCGTGGTGGACTGTGTTGTGTGCGGAGACAAGTCCAGCGGAAAGCACTATGGGGTCTTCACGTGTGAGGGTTGCAAGAGCTTCTTCAAACGCAGCGTTAGGAGGAACCTCAACTACTCCTGCAG GTCAAACCGAGAATGCCAAATAGACCAACATCATCGCAATCAGTGCCAATACTGTCGACTGAAGAAGTGTTTCAGGGTGGGGATGCGCAAAGAAG CCGTTCAGAGAGGCCGTGTCCCTCCCTCTCATGCTGTGATCAGCCCTGGCTCTCTGGGGGCCGGAGTTGGGGGTCCCGGCGTTGGACACGTGGGGCCCGACTACTTCAACGGTCAGCCAGTTTCCGAGCTTATTTCCCAGCTCCTCCGCGCAGAGCCGTACCCCAGCGGACGGTTTAGCACCCCCTACGGACAGGCGCAGATGCAGGGGTCCGGGGGAGCTTCTGTCATGGGCATAGACAGTATCTGTGAACTGGCAGCGCGGCTTCTCTTCAGCACCATCGAGTGGGCTCGAAATATACCGTACTTTCCTGAACTACCAGTGTCAGAGCAG gtggcgctgttgAGGCTGAGCTGGAGTGAGTTGTTCATCCTAAACGCTGCTCAGTCTGCCCTCCCTCTGCATATGGCGCCCCTGCTGGCCGCGGCAGGTTTCCACTCTTCTCCCATGTCTGCGGAGCGCGTGGTCTCCTTCATGGACCAGGTGAGGGTGTTCCAGGACCAGGTGGACAAACTCAACAGACTCCAGGTCGACACAGCGGAGTACAGCTGCCTCAAAGCCATCGCTCTCTTCTCCCCTG aCGCGTGTGGCCTGACCGACCCCGCCCACGTCGAGTCGCTGCAGGAGAAGGCCCAGGTGGCTCTGACGGAGTACGAGAGACTGCAGTACCCAAACCAGCCACAGCGCTTCGGCCGGCTCCTACTGCGTTTACCCGCTCTCCGCGCTGTCCCCGCTAACCTCATCTCACAGCTCTTCTTTATGAGGCTCGTGGGGAAAACGCCCATCGAGACGCTCATTCGGGACATGCAGTTGTCTGGGAGCTCCATCAGCTGGCCCTACGTCCCGGGACAGTGA